The proteins below come from a single Panicum hallii strain FIL2 chromosome 7, PHallii_v3.1, whole genome shotgun sequence genomic window:
- the LOC112899789 gene encoding beta-1,4-mannosyl-glycoprotein 4-beta-N-acetylglucosaminyltransferase-like gives MPEAGHYGYKKTDGICDGVCGEPVSKAALTMSRLKCALRGFDLRALMALLIGVPILILMIYAHGQKVTYFLRPIWESPPKPFKTIPHYYHENVTMENLCELHGWKVRDTPRRVFDAVLFSNELDILEIRWNELSPYVSEFVLLESNSTFTGMKKPLHFKENRHRFGFAESRLTYGMIGGRFVRGENPFVEESYQRVALDQLIKIAKIEDDDLLIMSDVDEIPSGHTIDLLRWCDDIPDILHLQLRNYLYSFEFFLDDKSWRASIHRYRSGKTRYAHFRQTDELLADSGWHCSFCFRYISDFAFKMQAYSHVDRIRFKYFLNPDRIQDVICRGADLFDMLPEEYTFQEIIAKLGPIPSTYSAVHLPSYLLKNVERFRYLLPGNCRRESG, from the exons ATGCCGGAGGCGGGGCACTACGGGTACAAGAAGACCGACGGCATCTGCGACGGCGTGTGCGGCGAG CCTGTGTCAAAGGCAGCTCTGACCATGTCAAGACTAAAGTGTGCGCTACGGGGATTTGATCTCAGGGCACTTATGGCCCTCTTGATTGGTGTGCCAATCCTAATCTTAATGATATATGCGCATGGTCAGAAGGTCACATACTTCCTCCGCCCAATCTGGGAATCTCCTCCCAAGCCCTTCAAGACAATCCCTCATTACTACCATGAGAATGTCACCATGGAGAATCTCTGCGAGTTGCACGGGTGGAAAGTCCGGGATACCCCTCGCCGTGTATTTGATGCTGTACTCTTCAGCAATGAGCTTGATATCCTTGAGATCCGCTGGAATGAGCTTAGTCCCTATGTGTCAGAGTTTGTGCTTCTTGAGTCCAACTCAACATTCACTGGCATGAAAAAGCCCCTCCACTTCAAGGAAAACCGTCATCGATTTGGGTTTGCTGAATCACGGCTGACATATGGTATGATTGGGGGAAGGTTCGTGAGGGGGGAGAACCCATTTGTTGAGGAGTCATATCAGAGGGTTGCCCTGGACCAGCTTATTAAGATTGCAAAAATAGAAGATGATGACCTGCTGATCATGTCAGATGTTGATGAAATCCCAAGCGGTCACACAATAGACCTCTTGAGGTGGTGCGATGACATTCCAGATATACTTCATCTTCAGCTCAGGAATTATCTTTACTCGTTTGAGTTTTTCCTGGATGACAAGAGCTGGAGGGCATCAATACACAGGTACCGATCTGGAAAGACGAGGTATGCACACTTCCGGCAGACAGATGAGCTTCTTGCTGATTCAGGGTGGCATTGCAGCTTTTGCTTCCGCTACATAAGCGATTTTGCTTTCAAAATGCAAGCTTATAGTCATGTGGACCGGATCAGGTTCAAGTACTTCCTGAACCCTGATAGGATTCAAGATGTCATCTGCAGAGGGGCAGATCTTTTTGACATGCTTCCAGAAGAGTACACATTCCAGGAAATCATCGCCAAGTTGGGGCCGATCCCAAGCACATATTCTGCTGTTCATCTTCCTAGTTATCTGCTAAAGAATGTCGAGCGCTTTAGATACCTTCTACCGGGCAACTGCAGGAGAGAAAGTGGCTAA